In a single window of the Streptomyces sp. NBC_00094 genome:
- a CDS encoding thermonuclease family protein produces MPMLLIKGSYHLIGSRSDGDTVHFKPDKKEEWNLVPGPHKVEHNGSGKAKLRLDAIDTLETHYSRNGNPEVHQPWLHGRAARNELTNWLGFTTVERTEDETVTAATPTTRPGWILTRGAARDKRCIALVGKGTPPGTSGTQIHVDAALLRTTFNHHVLAEGLAYPTYYTNLFPDLRDELTAAVLQAQEAVPKKGLWKDDDTLDGATVIGIDSLQDDAVILPKLFRRLVDYLYLGDPDAPDLSGFPAFLDQAADEFWIISTSHHTTGLDEVVDVIDSKVRMTHPPEDLVFVEN; encoded by the coding sequence ATGCCCATGTTGCTGATCAAGGGTTCGTACCACCTCATCGGAAGCCGGTCGGACGGGGACACCGTCCACTTCAAGCCGGACAAGAAGGAGGAGTGGAACCTCGTCCCCGGCCCCCACAAGGTCGAGCACAACGGGTCCGGCAAGGCCAAGCTGCGGCTGGACGCCATCGACACGCTGGAAACCCACTACTCACGCAACGGCAACCCTGAGGTCCATCAGCCGTGGCTCCACGGCCGAGCGGCCCGGAACGAGCTGACGAACTGGCTCGGCTTCACCACCGTAGAGCGCACTGAGGACGAGACCGTCACCGCGGCCACTCCCACGACCCGACCCGGCTGGATCCTCACCCGCGGCGCGGCCCGCGACAAGCGTTGCATCGCCCTTGTCGGCAAGGGCACACCCCCGGGCACGAGCGGCACACAGATCCACGTCGACGCGGCCCTGCTGCGCACCACGTTCAATCACCACGTGCTCGCGGAGGGCCTGGCCTACCCGACGTACTACACGAACCTCTTCCCCGACCTGCGCGACGAGTTGACCGCCGCGGTACTCCAGGCACAGGAGGCCGTACCCAAGAAGGGCCTGTGGAAGGACGACGACACGCTGGACGGCGCGACCGTCATCGGCATCGACTCCCTCCAGGACGACGCCGTGATCCTGCCCAAGCTGTTCCGGCGGCTGGTGGACTACCTGTACCTCGGCGACCCCGACGCCCCAGACCTGTCCGGCTTCCCGGCCTTCCTCGACCAGGCCGCGGACGAGTTCTGGATCATCTCCACCAGCCACCACACGACAGGCCTCGACGAAGTCGTCGACGTCATCGACAGCAAGGTGCGGATGACCCATCCGCCCGAGGACCTCGTATTCGTCGAGAACTGA
- a CDS encoding sugar dehydrogenase complex small subunit: MTHAADFRALSELLTGETPLDQATADAHRTRLEAHYPASLTRLVDTYRTTSGQPDPGAALFAAVNADPELARIARETLAIWYTAQFARPDNTQAGPDTPARYRGALVWQAISAHPLSAAPTPGGYGYWAQHP, from the coding sequence ATGACCCACGCCGCGGACTTCCGCGCCCTGTCCGAACTCCTGACCGGCGAAACGCCACTGGACCAGGCCACCGCGGACGCACATCGCACCCGCCTCGAAGCCCATTACCCGGCCTCGCTCACCCGCCTGGTCGACACCTACCGCACCACCTCAGGTCAGCCCGACCCAGGGGCTGCGCTGTTCGCCGCCGTGAACGCCGATCCCGAACTCGCCCGCATCGCCCGCGAGACGCTCGCGATCTGGTACACCGCCCAGTTCGCCCGGCCCGACAACACCCAGGCAGGGCCCGACACCCCCGCCCGCTACCGCGGCGCCCTGGTGTGGCAGGCGATCAGCGCACACCCGCTCTCCGCGGCACCGACGCCCGGCGGATACGGCTACTGGGCCCAGCACCCCTAA
- a CDS encoding GMC family oxidoreductase, translated as MDTAYDVVIVGAGVAGALCACRIKEAKPQARVLLIDAGDNGIDDDQRAAFVDAYQVSAAKNVPSPYAALPNNKDGYAPSSDGVGDPVAMNRYYVENGPDLFKSGFQRMVGGSTWAWRGNSPRFLPSDFAMKTRFGVAVDWPLTYNDLEPFYAQAENELGVSGNRDEWAALTPRSTDFPMPGIVASYGDELMRAALATIDPIDEIPVTVVTTPQARNSQTYQGRSACQGNSSCIPVCPSGAKYDASIHVRKARDELDVEVRTGCTVTRLIPRPGTASPTVAFRDWTTTDRAEQQVNGTHVVLALNAIETPKLWLISGLDNRSDQVGRNLMDHLAEEVVGLFGQPVFPFRGPQSTLSIETFRDGDWRRTTGAFRMTIGNDGWGRFESPAAALDKLMWDPVGKTLKHYGDDLKDKLAERVTRMARIGYSTEQLPDSANRVTLSDQRDGLDVPRPKIAFKIDDYSKRALAYGHSVARRLWQHLEDTAGAEEIEPLQPTLKYNGAGHPMGTTRMGTDRATSVVDADGRSHAHPGLWVVGNSVFPTGSTANPTLTLAALTLRTADKLAASL; from the coding sequence ATGGACACTGCCTACGACGTCGTCATCGTCGGTGCCGGCGTGGCAGGCGCCCTCTGCGCCTGCCGGATCAAGGAAGCCAAGCCCCAGGCCCGCGTCCTGCTCATCGACGCCGGCGACAACGGGATCGACGACGATCAACGGGCCGCGTTCGTCGACGCCTACCAGGTCTCCGCCGCGAAGAACGTTCCCTCTCCGTACGCGGCTCTGCCCAACAACAAGGACGGCTACGCCCCCTCCTCCGACGGGGTCGGCGACCCGGTCGCCATGAACCGCTACTACGTGGAGAACGGCCCCGACCTGTTCAAGAGCGGCTTCCAGCGCATGGTCGGGGGCAGCACCTGGGCCTGGCGCGGCAACAGCCCCCGCTTCCTGCCCAGCGACTTCGCGATGAAGACCCGCTTCGGCGTCGCCGTCGACTGGCCGCTGACCTACAACGATCTCGAACCCTTCTACGCGCAGGCCGAGAACGAACTCGGGGTCTCCGGCAACCGCGACGAATGGGCAGCCCTCACTCCGCGCAGCACCGACTTCCCCATGCCCGGCATCGTCGCCAGCTACGGAGACGAGCTCATGCGGGCCGCCCTCGCCACCATCGACCCGATCGACGAGATCCCCGTCACGGTGGTCACCACCCCGCAGGCACGCAACTCCCAGACCTATCAGGGCCGCAGTGCCTGCCAGGGGAACTCCAGCTGCATCCCGGTGTGCCCCTCGGGTGCCAAGTACGACGCCTCCATCCATGTCCGCAAGGCACGCGATGAACTCGACGTAGAGGTACGGACCGGCTGCACCGTCACCCGCCTCATCCCGCGCCCAGGCACCGCCTCGCCGACCGTGGCCTTCCGCGACTGGACCACCACCGACCGGGCCGAGCAGCAGGTCAACGGCACCCATGTAGTCCTGGCCCTCAACGCCATCGAGACCCCGAAGCTGTGGTTGATCTCCGGCCTGGACAACCGCAGCGACCAGGTGGGCCGCAACCTCATGGACCACCTCGCCGAAGAGGTCGTCGGCCTGTTCGGGCAGCCCGTCTTCCCCTTCCGCGGGCCCCAGTCCACCCTCAGCATCGAGACCTTCCGCGACGGCGACTGGCGCCGCACCACCGGTGCCTTCCGCATGACGATCGGCAACGACGGCTGGGGGCGCTTCGAATCACCCGCCGCCGCCCTGGACAAGCTGATGTGGGACCCCGTCGGCAAGACGCTCAAGCACTACGGCGACGACCTCAAGGACAAGCTCGCCGAGCGCGTCACCCGCATGGCGCGCATCGGCTACTCCACCGAACAGCTCCCCGACTCCGCCAACCGCGTCACCCTCTCCGACCAGCGCGACGGCCTCGACGTGCCCCGCCCCAAGATCGCCTTCAAGATCGACGATTACTCCAAGCGGGCCCTCGCCTACGGGCACTCGGTCGCCCGCCGCCTCTGGCAGCACCTGGAGGACACCGCCGGCGCGGAAGAGATCGAACCACTTCAGCCCACCCTGAAGTACAACGGAGCCGGACACCCCATGGGCACCACCCGCATGGGCACCGACCGAGCCACCTCCGTCGTCGACGCCGACGGCCGCTCCCACGCCCACCCCGGCCTCTGGGTCGTCGGCAACTCCGTCTTCCCCACCGGCAGTACCGCCAACCCCACCCTCACGCTCGCCGCTCTTACCCTCCGCACGGCGGACAAACTCGCCGCAAGCCTTTGA
- a CDS encoding histidine phosphatase family protein: MTVTTRLAIARHGQARCNVEGRVGGPKTCTGLTDLGRHQTERLAARIAAAQSTDDRIDAVYAGPRRRLQESGRILSAALSLPLLTDPGLDGPRHGQADGMLWREVEAAFQGAPQTHPDRPYAPGAEPWNSYLARATRHLTGLLERHDGQHILLAAHGETLYAACHLLLGIPVSQSPAIGFGTSHAGLTRFERRQDGYHNTRWILAALNVTAHLNEPA; this comes from the coding sequence ATGACCGTCACCACGCGTCTGGCCATCGCCCGCCACGGACAAGCCCGGTGCAACGTCGAAGGCCGCGTCGGCGGACCGAAGACCTGCACCGGACTCACCGACCTCGGGCGGCACCAGACCGAACGCCTGGCTGCCCGGATCGCCGCTGCGCAGAGCACCGATGACCGCATCGATGCCGTCTACGCGGGGCCCCGCCGACGCCTCCAGGAGAGCGGTCGGATCCTCTCGGCCGCCCTGAGCCTCCCCCTCCTGACCGATCCGGGCCTCGACGGCCCCCGGCACGGCCAAGCGGACGGCATGCTCTGGCGCGAGGTCGAAGCAGCTTTCCAGGGAGCCCCGCAGACCCACCCGGACCGCCCGTACGCGCCTGGCGCCGAACCCTGGAACAGCTATCTGGCCCGAGCCACCCGCCACCTCACGGGTCTCCTCGAACGCCACGACGGTCAGCACATCCTGCTGGCCGCACACGGCGAAACCCTCTATGCGGCCTGCCATCTCCTTCTCGGCATCCCGGTCAGCCAGAGCCCGGCGATCGGCTTCGGTACCTCCCACGCAGGCCTCACCCGCTTCGAACGACGCCAGGACGGCTACCACAACACCCGCTGGATTCTCGCCGCCCTCAACGTCACCGCGCACCTGAACGAGCCCGCCTGA
- a CDS encoding CHAT domain-containing protein has protein sequence MGGGPANGLAERFWEAFHVARHSADPASVEKAIGLGHALLAAEDVAERRSVLSNLGGLLQTRYHQTGDFAFLQEAVRAVTEAYLLAYGSPEASAGYANNIGMLLHTAFRRNQDRETLADALDWSRTAVEEEPSTKKAFYLGNLVVALRTAFTVTEDLAALAEAAEHARAAVACSPDDVSTARSLHFLAVVLRDWSHETGETGVVEEAVDAARRAVELTQAGSSDVLDRLKNLAYLLDDRYRARGARDDLAELLRVRKTLVAHTPVTDPRHSQNLSELTTTERDWATLTGERPKSNRGWERADTEAEVCGRYAAEFKQTRDSALLDRAIELGRSAAAATPAGHPRRGVRLDHFATALATRGEEFGDHAALAEAVSVEREAVACTSAGHPLRVQFMGNLAINLNALFHATGDLAHVMDAIDVARRAAEATAGQGDHPRSLGILAVVLHNRFRVTGELQVLSEAVDRARESVRLGASLVAEQAQRLSNLGAMLSDWFTRTGEASVLDEAIAAHRAAADVTADDDPGRAVRLANLGGVLGMAYEKFGDRNALRDAIAARRASVAATPQDSPHWPGYTASLAAALGDWCTNPAAPAVARREPPDPQLLAEAIGLARSAARRPEQDAYSRAGLLTRVANVLALGYRHLGDGDALTEALGCYREAAASAGSPTESRAEAADRWGDLAAEAGQFDAAAEGYAAAVRLLPRLAGRRLGREDAQYWLGRFAGVAADAAACALAAGDEVSAVTLLESGRCVLAAQALDSRGDLSDLRERAPELAERFQTLTAEFETDTTSDRVALADELDAVTDRIRALPGMERFLRPPLLTDLTAQAHEGPIVYVNVSRHRCDALIITPDGVRSRALDRLSEETVSHRVRALHTAFTEGRLAAEQAIHDTLEWLWDTVAGPVLGELGLTAQPAADGPWPRIWWAPVGSLSLLPLHAAGHHRDDGPVLLDRVVSSTTPTIRALGHARAGRRDDRNEPRLLVVAMPRTPDAPDLPGAQAEADHLAALVPGATVLVGADATRDAVLDALPASGWAHFACHGYSDPDNPSDSHLALHDHDRAPFRVLDLSRLRLRNAEFAFLSACDTARTTVRLSDEAIHPLAAFQIAGFSQVVGTLWRVDDVVAPVFSQQIYGELIADRSGALCASAAVHRAVRQLRKKYPNLPSVWAAHVHAGA, from the coding sequence ATGGGTGGCGGGCCCGCGAACGGCCTGGCCGAGCGGTTCTGGGAGGCGTTCCACGTGGCCCGGCACAGCGCGGACCCCGCGTCGGTCGAGAAGGCGATCGGCCTCGGCCATGCCCTGCTGGCCGCCGAGGACGTGGCCGAGCGCCGCTCGGTCCTGTCGAATCTCGGAGGCCTGCTGCAGACCCGCTACCACCAGACCGGCGACTTCGCGTTCCTGCAGGAAGCCGTCCGGGCAGTCACGGAGGCCTACCTCCTGGCGTACGGAAGTCCGGAGGCTTCGGCGGGCTACGCCAACAACATCGGCATGCTGCTGCACACCGCGTTCCGGCGGAACCAGGACCGCGAAACCCTGGCCGACGCGCTGGACTGGAGCCGGACGGCCGTCGAGGAGGAACCGTCCACGAAGAAGGCGTTCTACCTGGGTAACCTCGTTGTCGCGCTGCGGACGGCGTTCACCGTGACGGAAGACCTCGCCGCCCTGGCGGAAGCAGCCGAGCACGCGCGGGCCGCCGTCGCATGCTCCCCCGATGACGTGTCCACCGCCAGGAGCCTGCACTTCCTCGCCGTCGTCCTGCGCGACTGGTCCCATGAGACAGGGGAGACCGGCGTCGTGGAGGAAGCCGTCGACGCCGCGCGGCGAGCGGTGGAGCTCACGCAGGCCGGGTCGTCCGACGTGCTCGACCGGTTGAAGAACCTCGCGTACCTTCTCGACGACCGCTACCGGGCTCGCGGAGCGCGGGATGATCTGGCCGAGTTGCTTCGGGTCCGGAAGACGCTGGTGGCCCACACTCCGGTCACCGATCCACGGCACTCGCAGAACCTCTCCGAGCTGACGACCACGGAACGAGACTGGGCCACGCTCACCGGCGAGCGCCCGAAATCGAACCGTGGCTGGGAACGCGCCGATACCGAAGCCGAAGTGTGCGGCCGGTACGCCGCCGAGTTCAAGCAGACCCGGGACTCGGCCCTGCTCGACCGGGCGATCGAGCTCGGGCGTTCGGCGGCGGCGGCGACCCCCGCCGGACACCCCCGTCGGGGCGTGCGGCTGGACCACTTCGCCACGGCGCTGGCCACCCGGGGCGAAGAGTTCGGGGACCACGCCGCGCTCGCGGAGGCCGTCAGCGTCGAGCGGGAGGCGGTCGCGTGCACGTCGGCGGGCCATCCGCTGCGGGTCCAGTTCATGGGCAACCTCGCCATCAACCTGAACGCGTTGTTCCACGCGACCGGAGACCTGGCCCACGTCATGGACGCGATCGACGTCGCCCGCCGTGCCGCTGAGGCCACGGCCGGGCAGGGCGACCACCCGCGGTCGCTCGGGATCCTCGCCGTCGTGCTGCACAACCGGTTCCGGGTGACCGGCGAGCTGCAGGTGTTGTCGGAGGCGGTCGACCGTGCGCGGGAGTCCGTCCGCCTCGGCGCGAGCCTGGTCGCCGAGCAGGCCCAGCGGCTCTCCAACCTCGGCGCCATGCTGTCCGACTGGTTCACCAGGACGGGCGAGGCGAGCGTGCTCGACGAGGCGATCGCCGCGCACCGCGCGGCCGCGGATGTGACGGCGGACGACGACCCGGGCCGGGCCGTGCGGCTCGCCAATCTCGGCGGTGTGCTGGGGATGGCGTACGAGAAGTTCGGCGACCGGAACGCGTTGCGCGACGCGATCGCTGCGCGTCGCGCGTCCGTGGCCGCGACTCCGCAGGACAGCCCGCACTGGCCCGGGTACACCGCGAGCCTCGCCGCCGCGCTCGGCGACTGGTGCACGAACCCCGCCGCACCCGCCGTCGCGCGACGGGAGCCGCCGGATCCGCAACTCCTCGCCGAGGCGATCGGCCTGGCCCGGAGTGCGGCGCGGAGGCCCGAGCAGGACGCCTATTCCCGGGCGGGTTTGCTGACCCGCGTCGCCAACGTCCTGGCGCTCGGCTACCGGCACCTCGGCGACGGCGACGCGCTGACCGAGGCGCTCGGCTGCTACCGGGAGGCTGCGGCGTCTGCCGGATCGCCGACGGAGAGCCGGGCGGAAGCGGCGGACCGGTGGGGCGATCTGGCCGCCGAGGCCGGGCAGTTCGACGCGGCCGCCGAGGGGTACGCCGCCGCGGTCCGGCTGCTGCCCCGGCTCGCCGGGCGCCGCCTGGGCCGCGAGGACGCCCAGTACTGGCTCGGCCGCTTCGCCGGGGTCGCCGCCGACGCGGCCGCGTGCGCGCTGGCCGCCGGCGACGAGGTGAGCGCGGTGACCCTGCTCGAATCCGGACGCTGCGTGCTCGCCGCCCAGGCACTCGACAGCCGCGGCGATCTTTCCGACCTGCGCGAGCGGGCGCCCGAGCTGGCCGAACGCTTCCAGACGCTCACCGCGGAGTTCGAAACCGACACCACGAGCGACCGCGTGGCCCTCGCCGACGAGCTCGACGCGGTGACCGACAGGATCCGCGCGCTGCCCGGGATGGAGCGGTTCCTACGGCCCCCACTGCTCACCGACCTCACCGCGCAGGCGCACGAGGGCCCGATCGTGTACGTCAACGTCAGCCGGCACCGGTGTGACGCGCTGATCATCACTCCGGACGGGGTCCGGTCACGCGCGCTGGACCGGCTGAGCGAAGAGACCGTGAGTCACCGCGTACGCGCTCTGCACACCGCGTTCACGGAGGGGCGGCTGGCCGCCGAGCAGGCGATCCATGACACGCTCGAGTGGCTGTGGGACACCGTCGCGGGCCCTGTGCTCGGCGAACTGGGGCTGACGGCGCAACCGGCGGCGGATGGTCCGTGGCCAAGGATCTGGTGGGCCCCGGTCGGGTCGCTCAGCCTGCTCCCCCTGCACGCGGCGGGCCACCACCGCGACGACGGACCTGTGCTCCTCGACCGGGTCGTCTCCTCGACGACGCCGACGATCCGCGCTCTGGGCCACGCCCGCGCGGGCCGCCGCGACGACCGGAACGAGCCGCGGCTGCTGGTGGTCGCGATGCCGCGCACTCCGGACGCCCCGGACCTGCCTGGCGCACAGGCCGAAGCCGACCACCTGGCCGCTCTCGTACCCGGCGCCACGGTCCTGGTCGGCGCGGACGCGACTCGTGACGCCGTTCTCGACGCCTTGCCGGCCAGCGGCTGGGCGCACTTCGCCTGCCACGGGTACAGCGACCCGGACAACCCTTCGGACAGCCACCTCGCGCTGCACGACCACGACCGCGCTCCGTTTCGGGTGCTGGACCTTTCCCGGCTGCGCCTGCGGAACGCGGAGTTCGCGTTCCTGTCGGCCTGCGACACGGCCCGCACCACCGTGCGCCTGTCCGACGAGGCGATCCACCCGTTGGCGGCCTTTCAGATAGCGGGGTTCTCCCAGGTGGTCGGCACGCTCTGGCGCGTCGACGACGTCGTGGCACCAGTCTTCAGTCAGCAGATCTACGGCGAGTTGATCGCGGATCGATCCGGTGCGTTGTGCGCGTCGGCGGCGGTCCATCGCGCGGTCAGGCAGCTCAGGAAGAAGTATCCGAACCTGCCTTCGGTGTGGGCCGCGCACGTCCACGCGGGAGCCTGA
- a CDS encoding DUF6338 family protein, whose protein sequence is MQAPATVVQLALLVLLVLPGVTYQFVRERRRGPVPGERDLGERVLRAIVASIALDALYAVVAGPALVRLARGTGGGWDGFVERPREVGFVAVVLFLVVPAVAAVIVSQVDRQRRKARFLRTPSAWDHAFRDREPCFVRVRLKDGNWAGGWYGNRSYASSYPHPAELYLESARVMGADGSFGARVHGTAGLRLRAEDFDVLEFVEAGEPAVVPGEER, encoded by the coding sequence GTGCAGGCGCCTGCGACCGTCGTGCAGCTCGCTCTACTCGTCCTTCTGGTGCTGCCCGGGGTCACCTATCAGTTCGTCCGGGAACGCCGCCGTGGGCCGGTGCCCGGTGAGCGTGATCTGGGTGAGCGGGTGCTGCGGGCGATCGTCGCGTCGATCGCGCTGGACGCCTTGTACGCCGTGGTGGCGGGGCCGGCGCTGGTTCGCCTGGCGCGAGGCACCGGCGGAGGCTGGGACGGCTTCGTGGAGCGGCCGCGAGAGGTCGGCTTCGTCGCCGTGGTGCTGTTCCTCGTCGTGCCGGCCGTGGCGGCGGTCATCGTTTCCCAGGTGGATCGGCAGCGGCGCAAGGCTCGGTTCCTGCGCACGCCCAGCGCCTGGGACCACGCGTTCCGCGACCGCGAACCGTGCTTCGTGCGCGTGCGGCTCAAGGACGGCAACTGGGCGGGCGGCTGGTACGGCAACCGGTCGTACGCCTCCTCGTACCCCCACCCGGCCGAGCTGTACCTCGAATCGGCGCGCGTGATGGGTGCCGACGGGTCGTTCGGCGCGCGCGTGCACGGGACGGCGGGCCTGCGGCTGCGGGCGGAAGACTTCGACGTGCTGGAGTTCGTCGAAGCCGGAGAACCGGCGGTCGTGCCGGGGGAGGAGCGATGA
- a CDS encoding ricin-type beta-trefoil lectin domain protein, protein MAMLLRSASRRSGLVFATVGLLCLTGNGTATAAPSSGEIKNLKTTWCVDDSNLGLRAHPCNGYPFQNWIYKPASNGNVGLKNAGTDRCLDDSVNGLQAIPCNGLPFQRWRLVLDSKKWAFTFVNEETGRCLDDSINGLKTLDCNYSDFQKFAWQGQ, encoded by the coding sequence ATGGCCATGCTTCTTCGTTCAGCTTCCAGGCGGAGCGGGCTCGTCTTTGCCACGGTGGGTCTCCTCTGCCTCACTGGCAACGGCACAGCCACTGCGGCACCTTCCTCAGGTGAGATCAAGAACCTGAAGACCACCTGGTGCGTTGACGACAGCAACCTCGGCCTCCGGGCCCACCCCTGCAACGGCTACCCGTTCCAGAACTGGATCTACAAACCGGCCTCCAACGGCAACGTTGGGCTGAAGAACGCCGGCACGGACCGGTGCCTTGACGACAGCGTGAACGGACTCCAGGCAATCCCCTGCAATGGGCTGCCGTTCCAGCGCTGGAGGCTTGTCCTGGACTCGAAGAAGTGGGCCTTCACGTTCGTCAACGAGGAGACCGGCCGCTGCCTCGACGACAGCATCAACGGGCTCAAAACGCTCGACTGCAACTACAGCGACTTCCAGAAGTTCGCGTGGCAGGGCCAGTAG
- a CDS encoding class I SAM-dependent methyltransferase, protein MHLGRRRRGSATPAEYWDKALQRRGSPAPAGAFDGTGLADGGPGAELLGTPATALDFGPAEGENAAVLARTGVEVTAVDFSAVQVERARLLWAGEPRLTFVHAEACAFLDQEPRRFDAIYSTWGAVWFTDPEDLFPRVAEPLASGGVLAFSHREPVAGHYGAQQMGGKWLEGRETELTVWRWQYGPEQWADTLECHGFTAVEAKVLPNPDPTALGTLLITATTAP, encoded by the coding sequence GTGCACCTCGGGAGGCGGCGCCGAGGCTCCGCCACCCCGGCCGAGTACTGGGACAAAGCCCTTCAGCGGAGGGGGAGCCCAGCCCCGGCCGGGGCTTTCGACGGGACGGGGCTCGCCGACGGCGGGCCCGGCGCTGAGCTCCTCGGCACCCCGGCCACGGCTCTGGACTTCGGGCCGGCGGAGGGAGAGAACGCCGCCGTCCTCGCCCGCACGGGGGTGGAGGTCACCGCCGTGGACTTCTCGGCCGTGCAGGTCGAGCGCGCCCGACTGCTCTGGGCCGGCGAGCCCCGGCTCACGTTCGTGCACGCCGAGGCGTGTGCGTTCCTCGATCAGGAGCCCCGCCGGTTCGACGCGATCTACTCGACCTGGGGAGCGGTCTGGTTCACCGACCCCGAGGACCTGTTCCCGCGTGTCGCCGAGCCCCTCGCCTCCGGCGGCGTGCTCGCCTTCTCGCACCGCGAACCGGTCGCCGGACACTATGGCGCCCAGCAGATGGGCGGGAAGTGGCTGGAGGGCCGCGAGACCGAGCTGACCGTATGGCGATGGCAGTACGGGCCCGAGCAGTGGGCCGACACCCTCGAGTGCCACGGCTTCACCGCCGTCGAGGCGAAGGTGCTGCCGAACCCGGACCCGACCGCCCTCGGCACGCTCCTGATCACCGCCACGACCGCGCCCTGA
- a CDS encoding LacI family DNA-binding transcriptional regulator, with protein MSDVARAAGVSVTTVSYVLSGKRPVAPAKREAVQAAIAELGFRLNTVAQSLRTGRSSTVALIIPDIANPFYAQLARGLQDTLRPGDYHVVVCNTNAERAEELHFLDDAVKRWLDGVVITPSWLTTEDFDAIRAADIPVVISADSQWSDLDHVRADSREAVDEAVAHLARQGHERLGMLVGPAGTPGGDPRLELFRAAARRHGLDLPAGLVVRGKHTREAGAAGLRRLMSRKKPPTAVAFVNDRTAIGAMEAAEQMGLAIPSDVALIGHDDIELASLVRPRLSTIRYPAYEVGSTCGRLLLERLEGRVSPSQVALRTRFVLRESV; from the coding sequence ATGAGCGATGTGGCCCGTGCCGCAGGGGTCTCGGTGACCACCGTCTCCTACGTGCTGAGTGGCAAACGCCCGGTGGCTCCCGCCAAGAGAGAAGCAGTGCAGGCTGCCATCGCCGAGCTGGGGTTCCGGCTGAACACGGTGGCGCAGAGCCTGCGCACGGGGCGTTCCAGCACCGTGGCCCTGATCATCCCGGACATCGCCAACCCGTTCTACGCCCAGCTGGCACGCGGGCTGCAGGACACATTGCGCCCGGGCGACTACCACGTCGTCGTCTGCAACACGAACGCGGAGCGCGCGGAAGAACTGCACTTCCTCGACGACGCGGTCAAGCGCTGGCTCGACGGAGTGGTGATCACCCCCTCGTGGCTGACCACGGAGGACTTCGACGCCATCCGGGCAGCGGACATCCCTGTCGTCATCAGCGCCGACAGTCAGTGGAGCGACCTGGACCACGTGCGCGCCGATTCCCGCGAGGCCGTCGACGAGGCCGTAGCTCATCTCGCACGGCAGGGCCACGAGCGACTGGGCATGCTGGTCGGGCCGGCGGGCACACCGGGCGGTGACCCTCGCCTCGAACTGTTCCGCGCCGCAGCCCGGCGTCACGGGCTGGATCTGCCGGCCGGCCTGGTCGTGCGCGGGAAGCACACCCGCGAAGCCGGTGCCGCGGGCCTGCGTCGGCTGATGAGCCGCAAGAAGCCGCCGACCGCGGTCGCGTTCGTCAACGACCGTACCGCCATCGGCGCCATGGAAGCGGCGGAGCAGATGGGCCTCGCGATCCCCTCCGACGTGGCGCTGATCGGCCATGACGACATCGAGCTCGCCTCCCTGGTGCGCCCCCGGCTCTCCACGATCCGCTATCCCGCCTACGAGGTGGGATCGACCTGCGGACGCCTGCTCCTGGAACGTCTGGAAGGCCGCGTCAGCCCGTCACAGGTCGCTCTGCGCACGCGGTTCGTCCTGCGCGAGTCCGTCTGA